In the genome of Candidatus Woesearchaeota archaeon, the window TTGAGCGAAGAATAGATTTTGATTACAGAGGTACGTTTCAAGGTTCACTTCTTAAAAAGAAACTTTGGGAATTCCTGGTAAAATATGTATATAAGATGTATTTTGATGCATTTTGGGAAGATAAATTAAGATTTAAAGCATATCAACTGGCAAATGTAGTAAAAGAAGCATTAGATATGCAGACTAAAGGTAATGAACACTGGGATGTTTGGTAAAGGGTGTTATAAATGTCAGAACGAAGAATTGTTGTTGATACCTTACGGTTAAATTATCAAGGATTGTTTAATCTCAATGAACTGTATCTTGTTATTGATAAATGGTTTAGGGAAAGAGGTTGGGATAAATACGAGCGGAAGAACTATGAACAAGTGTTTAAAGATGGCAGGCAAATAGAAATAGAAATTGAACCATGGAAAAAAACAAGCGATTATGCAAGAGGCTGCATTAAAGTAAATATGATTTTTTCTGGCATTAAAGATGTTGTTGTTAAACGAGAGGGTTATAATGTTAAAATGAACCAGGGTAAAGTGCTTATGACATTTATGGGGTATTTAGATACAGATTACGAAGAACGTTGGGAGTCAAAAGCATTCTTGTTTTTCTTAAGAACGTTGTTTGACATGTATATTTATAAAATCCATACGAATAAGTTTGAATCGTATGTAGCAGATGAAACAACCCATTTGTATAATACGATTAAATCATATCTCAATATGCAGAAGTTTATGTAATATCATGCATAACATTTATATATATCCTCAAGGTTTTTTAACATAATCACTCACCTTTACTCAGGTGTCCTATTATATATATGGGGTTGTGGTGTAGCTTGGTCCAGCGTAAATCCTGGATTTACTGGGATTACTGGGAGTAATCTATCATCAGAGGTTTGGGACCTTTGGACCCCGGTTCAAAAGGGTTAGCGGTAAAGCAGCTCATGAAATTCCGGGCAACCCCATTTATAATGAGCAGATATGAAGCAAATTGGAGCAAATATAGTCTGGAGATGTATGATGCATGGCAAGGCAATCTAAATTAACATCAACAAAACGATTTGGGCCGCGGTATGGGATTACGGTAAAACAACGTTTTGATCAAATTGAACAGCTTCAAAAAAAAGCATATCAATGTACTTCTTGCAAAAAAATGAAAGTAAAACGCTTAGCATTAGGAATATGGCAATGCCAGGGATGTCATATGAAATTTGCCGGCAAAGCATATTCTTTTGGAACTGAAGCTGTATTGCAAACTCATGAACAAGAAGAATTCAAATTAACCTTAACGCCAAAGCATGCTGAAGATCAGGAAGCAACTGATGAGGCAGTAGTTGGTGAAGAAGAAACCAATGAATCAAGGGAGCAGCAAGAGTCAGAATCTGAAGATGAATTTGAATCTGAAGATGAATCTCAAGAACAATCAGAAAACGAGATTAACCGGTAAATACCGTAAATTATACTTACAATTATACAACTTATGGCGAGGTTATTATCATGGAATATCGATGTTTTAATTGCAACAAATCAATTTCCT includes:
- a CDS encoding 50S ribosomal protein L37ae, whose amino-acid sequence is MARQSKLTSTKRFGPRYGITVKQRFDQIEQLQKKAYQCTSCKKMKVKRLALGIWQCQGCHMKFAGKAYSFGTEAVLQTHEQEEFKLTLTPKHAEDQEATDEAVVGEEETNESREQQESESEDEFESEDESQEQSENEINR